One genomic segment of Nocardia spumae includes these proteins:
- a CDS encoding VOC family protein, whose product MDITIHNTFLPQDDPDAALAFYRDTLGFEVRNDVGYKGMHWITVGPAGQPDTSIVLYPPSATPGLTEDEQRTIAEMMAKGTFASINLATKDVDGLFDRLQAGGAEVVQEPTDQPYGVRDCAFRDPSGNLLRIQQAS is encoded by the coding sequence ATGGACATCACCATTCACAACACCTTCCTCCCGCAGGACGATCCGGACGCCGCACTGGCCTTCTACCGGGACACCCTCGGCTTCGAGGTCCGCAACGACGTCGGCTACAAGGGCATGCACTGGATCACGGTCGGCCCGGCCGGACAGCCGGACACCTCGATCGTGCTGTACCCGCCGAGCGCGACCCCTGGCCTCACCGAAGACGAGCAGCGCACGATCGCCGAGATGATGGCCAAGGGCACCTTCGCCAGTATCAACCTGGCCACGAAGGACGTGGACGGCCTCTTCGATCGGCTGCAGGCCGGTGGCGCCGAAGTCGTGCAGGAACCGACCGATCAGCCCTACGGCGTCCGTGACTGCGCCTTCCGCGACCCGTCCGGCAATCTGCTCCGCATCCAGCAAGCGTCCTGA
- a CDS encoding helix-turn-helix transcriptional regulator — MSSTPAPDQRLRDLARLRQVRDRIDREYAKPLDVEALARDAHMSAGHLSRQFRLAYGESPYGYLMTRRIERAMALLRRGDMSVTEVCFEVGCQSLGTFSTRFTELVGVPPSVYRREAADATLGMPSCVAKQVTRPIRNREAQVTD; from the coding sequence GTGAGCAGTACACCCGCCCCCGACCAGCGCCTGCGCGATCTCGCGCGGCTACGCCAGGTGCGTGACCGCATCGATCGGGAGTACGCGAAGCCGCTGGATGTCGAGGCCCTGGCTCGCGATGCGCACATGTCGGCCGGACATCTGAGCCGGCAGTTCCGCCTCGCCTACGGAGAATCGCCCTACGGATATCTGATGACCCGGCGGATCGAGCGGGCGATGGCGTTGCTGCGGCGTGGCGATATGAGCGTCACCGAGGTCTGTTTCGAGGTCGGCTGCCAGTCACTGGGCACCTTCAGCACCCGTTTCACCGAACTGGTCGGCGTACCGCCGAGCGTCTACCGCCGCGAGGCCGCCGACGCGACCCTGGGCATGCCGTCGTGTGTGGCCAAACAGGTGACCAGACCGATCAGGAATCGAGAAGCGCAGGTTACCGACTAG